AATTTCATAATATTAATGGGTAACAGGTTTTTTTTATCTTTCAGATAGATTTCAATTAGATAGATATGAATAAACGCTTTATCTGGTATCCTGTTATTATCGGAATATTCGGCGCACTGATCTGGTTCGTACTGAGCAAAGGGCAGGCGCTCCCTATAAAACAGGCCATTTCCACCCCTAATTCCCCGGCAACTGTACTGGCTTCAGGCAGTACCTGGGTTAGGTACCTGGACAACTTCAAACATCCGCTTGCCCTGCTGCTGTTGCAGATCGTGGTGATCATGCTGGCGGCGCGTGTATTCGGAAAACTGGCCAATAAGATCGGCCAGCCCTCGGTGGTAGGTGAAACCATCGCGGGTATTCTCCTCGGGCCATCCCTGTTGGGCTGGGTAGCTCCTTCTTTTTCCGGATTCCTCTTCCCTTCGGATTCTTTAAAAAGCCTCCAGTTCCTGAGTCAGATCGGTCTCGCATTCTTTATGTTCATTGTGGGTATGGAAGTAGACCTCAGCAAAATCAAGAATAAAGCACATGATGCCGTGATGATCTCTCACGCCAGCATTGTGGTGCCGTTTTTCCTGGGCGTAGGACTCGCCTATTTCATCTTTGAAGCATATGCCCCTGCCAATATCAGCTTTATGGCTTTTGCCTTGTTTATGGGCATCGCCATGAGTATTACCGCCTTTCCGGTACTGGCAAGGATTGTACAGGAGCGGAAATTAACAGGCACCCCCCTGGGCACGCTGGCTATCACCTGTGCAGCAGCAGATGATATCACCGCATGGTGTATCCTGGCTATTGTGGTAGCGATCGCTAAATCAACAGGTATAGCGACGGCTATTATTACTATTGCACTTGCTATTGTATTTGTGGCAGTCATGCTGCTGCTGGTACGTCCGTGGCTGAAAAAAGTAATTCAGCGCCAGCTGGATAAATCCAACGAAAAAGGCGCAGCCGGCATCGTATTCCTTGCTTTGCTCCTGTCTGCATGGATGGCCGAAGTAATCGGAATTCACGCCTTATTCGGGGCTTTTCTGGCAGGCGCCATCATGCCTGTACAGGAAACGATCCGCAAGATATTCACCGACAAATTACAGGACGTTTCCCTGCTGATTCTCCTGCCCATCTTCTTTGCATTCACCGGTTTGCGTACACATATCGGGCTACTTACCCAGGGACATCTCTGGGCTGCATTCGGTATGATTATGCTGGTTGCCGTTGGTGGTAAATTCGGTGGCAGCACCATTACCGCGCGCTTAATGGGCTCCAGCTGGCGCCAGTCGGTAAGCATAGGCGCATTAATGAATACACGTGGTTTAATGGAACTGGTAGTGCTCAATATCGGTTACGATCTGGGCATCCTCTCTCCGGAAATATTTGCCATGATGGTACTGATGGCGCTGACAACGACCTTCATGACCGGCCCGCTGCTGGATATTGTGGCTTATTCCGAGCGTAAACAACATGATACCAAAGCGGTTACGGCATAACGCTTACGCCTGTACCCGTTTTGTATTTAATCAAAAAAATATAAAAAGAAGTCCGGTCTCTACTAAGTAGCGGCCGGACTTCTTTTTTCCGGTATATCTAACGATGATGTCTGTATGTTTATTCAGGCAGATGATTAAAGCGTAGCAATACAGGGCTGCATTGCGGATATTATTACACATATTGATCTAACACCTACGCCTGTATTTGCTTAATGGGGCAGGGTGTAGTTATTAAAGCAAAAAGGCCGTCTCTACTCAGTAGAGACGGCCTTTTTGCTTTATATCGTTTATGCTTTATCGTAACCGATGCAGCTTATTTCTTCTTAGTGTGATGTTTCTTCTTGGTGCTGTGGTGGTGAGTCCCTGATTTTTTTGCGGGAGCAGCAGCTGCTTTTGCAGCCGGTGCTTTTGCTTCAGGCATTTTAGCCGGAGCAGGGAATTTAGATTTATCCACAGCGGAAGCTTTATCATCCAGGGTCATTTGAACAGACTCTTTCAGGATTTCTTCCTTATCTGCCAGGAACTGCTTCATTTTATCTTTAGGAATGCGCAGATCGTAGGCATTAGCCGGAGAAGCCATAGCTTTTGCGAAACCAGGGTTCAGGCGGTCCAGTGCTGCGGCGTCCATATCGAGGCCTTTAGCGATGGCTTCCAGTCTGTATTTACCGGTAACGTTTACTTCAACAGAGCTAAAGATTTCATCTTCTGTCAACGGACCTCTTGCTACGGCAGCAACAGGAGCGGCAACTTCTGTAGCATTGGTAACTACAGCTTTGTTATCGTCCATGCTAACACCGAAGAAGTTGTTGAATCGGTCGAGGATATAACCTGTAGCGATGAATTTGTACACGTGGTTACGTGATTCAGCTGGCAGGAAATATTGCATGCCCCAGAAGTCTTCACGGCCGCTGGCTTTCATAGCGCGTTGAACGCCGCCGGCGCCGCAGTTATAAGCTGCTACTACCAGTAACCAGTCACCAAACTGATCGTACAGTTGGTTGAGGTACTGTGCTGCAGCGAGTGTAGATTTATAGAAGTCTTTTCTTTCGTCTACTTTTTTACCGACACTCAGACCGAAGATACGGGCGGTACCTGCCATGAACTGCCACGCACCTACGGCGCCCACTCTGGAACGTGCGTTGGTGTTGAAGCTGGATTCGATAACAGCGAGGTATTTCATTTCTTCAGGAATTCCGTGTTCACGGAAAATCTTTTCCACCATGGCGAAATAAGGCTGGCCCTTTTCGATCATGATGGCGAGGTGCTGGCTGTAACGGGTAGCGTAGTTATTCACATAACCGGCTACCAGGTTATTGTTTATCTGTTCGTAGACTTTTGGGCTACGAATATTGTTAGGCAGACTTTGGGCCGCCTTTTTAACTGCAATGGAAGTAGGAGTAGCGCGAACGGTATCCTTAGGTAATTTTACCCTGGTTTGATTTAATACAGCAGTATCGGCATATCGCGTAGCGATATCCGTCTTTTTAGGTATGCCGTTGCTATCCGCCTTCACAATTCCAAAACTCAATGCTGGCAAGAGCGTAAGTAAAAAGATTTTTCTCATACAATTTATTTTATACAATCGATCCCTGGTTGCGTTCCATCAATTGATGGGCAATGTTTAACAGGTTAGACTCGTCAAACTTCTTTGTGATGATCTGTACACCAAAAGGCATCCCGTTAGAATGCTTCCACATGGGGACCGATATTGCAGGTACACCCGCCAAATTCGCTAAGACCGTGTATATGTCGGCAAGGTACATAGCTATAGGGTCGTCAGTTTTTTCCCCTAATTTAAATGCCGTTGAAGGCACTGTTGGCATTAAAATGGCGTCATACTGGTTGAGAATCTCGTTTAGTTTATCAGCAACCAATCGCCTAACTTGTTGAGCTTTAGTGTAATACGCGTCGTAATAGCCCGAGCTCAGTACAAAAGTCCCCAGTAAGATACGCCTTTTTACTTCTTTACCAAAACCTTCTGATCTGCTTTTCTTATAAAAATCGGTCAGATCGAGGTTTTTTTGTTCCGTTCTGTGGCCATACTTCACACCATCATAACGCGACAAATTGGAAGATGCTTCGGCTGTAGTCAGCACATAATAGGCTGGTACAACATAATCGATCAGGTCAAAACCGCTGCCGGTTACTTCGTGACCATCATCTACCAAAGATTCAAAAAGATCTATAAATGCGTTCTTTATCTCCGGATCAAGGCCATCATGATACAATGCATCCCTTAAATACGCAAATTTATAGGATTTATTGTGTGTGAGACCTGTCTGGTAATCTGGTACTTCTTTTTGAGAAGCCGTGCTATCGAACTCATCAGGTCCTGCTATAATTTGCAGAACTGCTGCCACATCGGCAATATCCTTGCCAAAAACCCCGATATTATCAAAAGATGACGCGTAGGCGACCAAACCATATCGGGATATTCTGCCATATGTGGGCTTTAACCCTACAATACCACAGAAATCGGCAGGCTGCCGGACTGAGCCGCCGGTATCACTACCTAAGCTCACCTGGCAGAGATCAGCCTGTACTGCTACGGCTGAGCCTCCTGATGATCCACCCGGAACACGGGTAGTATCCAATGCATTTAATACCGGACCGTATACGGAGTTCTCATTGGAAGAACCCATAGCAAACTCATCGCAGTTCAGGTTACCGATAATAATAGCATCTGCCTCCAGCAATCGTTCGATTGCGGTGGCAGAATATAAAGCGTTGAAACCTTCCAGAATGTGGGAAGCGCAACTTACATTATGGCCTTTATAGCAAATAACATCCTTGATACCTACCACCACACCTGCCAGGGGGCCTACCGGCTGACCGTTTTTAATACGATCGTCCAGTTGACGGGCCTTTTCCATGGCTTCTTCTTCATATACCTCCAGGAAGGCATTCAAATGTTTTAGCTCCGCTATACGGTTGAGATAGCTACGTACCTTTTCCGTACAGGTAGTATTGCCGGCGTATAATGCTTTATGAAAAGTAGTTATACTGCTGAATTCAGGCAAAGCTAAACCAGTTAAAACAGATTAAAATATAGATACTCCGTAACGTGTACTATCGATTACGCACCGTGGGTGGTGTCGGTAGTAGATGATTGAGTTGGAGCAGCAGGTTTATCTTTCATTCCTTCTTCAATTTCCTGACGCACATTGTTTTTGGCATCGTTAAATTCACGGATGCCTTTACCAAGGCCACGCATCAGCTCAGGAATTTTTTTGCCACCGAACAGCAGCAACACCACAATAGCAATCAGCAGCACTTCAGAACCACCCAGATCACCGAGGAATAAAAAAGTAGATTTAGCGAAAACAGCAGTCATCTTTTTTTGATTGATTATTTAAAAATTCAGTCTACAAAGGTAAACTATAAAATCCGCTTTTTTCCGCCAAAATACAGGAGCGGATATAGATTTAATATCTTTTTAAGAAAACGAAAAAAGCGGAGCCTGCTGGCCCCGCTTATTACAAATTTCCCTGTATTTATTACTAAACCCTTTTTTCTTTAATACGGGCTGCTTTACCAGCGCGTTGACGCAGGTAGTACAGTCTTGCTCTTCTAACTTTACCTACCTTGTTTAACACGATACCATCGATGTTAGGAGAGTAAAGCGGGAACAATCTTTCAACACCAATACCGTCAGAAATTTTTCTAACAGTGAAAGACGCAGTAAACCCTGTACCCTGGATTTTCACCACATCACCTTTAAAGGACTGAATCCTTTCTTTATTACCTTCCACGATTTTATAATTGACAGTGACGTTGTCGCCTGCTTTAAACTTCGGGTACTGTTTTTTAGCTGTCAGTTGTTCGTGAACAAACGAAATTGCGTTCATCTTTCAAATATTTATGGGAGTGCAAAAGTATACTAAGAATTCACATTTACCAAATTAATAGTGCATTAATTCTGCAAAAAGTTCAAAATACCTTTGGACTAATGTTTAAGTAATTAATTTACAATAAGTCAGGTCGTCTTTCCTTGGTTCTATCTAAGGCCTGTTGATGGCGCCATTCATCGATTTTACGATGGTCGCCGCTCAGCAGCACATCGGGTACCTTCCAGCCCCTGAATTCGGTTGGGCGGGTATACACCGGCGGTGCCAGCAGATTGTCCTGGAAAGAGTCAAATAATGCGCTGGTTTCGTCATTCAGCACACCTGGCAACAGGCGGCCGATCGCATCTACCAGTACAGCTGCCCCCAGCTCACCGCCGGAAAGCACGAAATCTCCGATGGAAATCTCTTTGGTAATAAAGTGATCGCGGATACGCTGATCTATCCCTTTGTAATGGCCGCAGAGGATCATCAGGTTCCCTTTCATAGACAGCGTGTTGGCCATCTTCTGATTCAGGGTTTCACCATCGGGAGTCATGTAGATGATTTCATCGTACTCCACTTTGGCTTTCAGTGATTCTATACAGTTTACAATGGGTTCCAGCATCATTACCATGCCGGCGCCACCGCCAAACTGGTAATCATCCACCTGCTGGTGCTTCAGGGTAGAATACTCCCGCAGCGGATGCACGTGTACCTCCAGCAAACCCTTTGCCTGAGCGCGTTTCATGATGGAATGCCCCATTGGGCTTTCCAGGAGTTCCGGCAACACAGTTATAATGTCAATACGCATAATGCAGGTGTGTTTTATCAGTTCCACTACTGTTTTAATTCCCTATCAGCCGGTATAAAGCTCTACCAGGCCTTCCGGAAGCTGCAGGTGCACTACCTGGTTTTTCTTGTCCACCTTTACGAGCGATTGCTCATTGACAGGCAGTAAGGCTTCCTTGCCCTGGATCTGTACTTTTATCAATACCTGCATGGGCATTTCGATAACTTCCTCTACGGTGCCCAGTGTTCCATATTGTTCATCTTCCACTGTAAAACCCAGTAATGCCAATGGAGAAGAAGAGGCGGCCTGGCTTTTAAAATCAGCTTCCTGAAGGTAAATCTGACCGGGAAGCAGCTTTTGAGCCGCTTCCTTGGTATCAATGCCTTCCAGTTTAATATAGAGCTGTTCCGCATTTTTGGCGGTAACGTGCTGAATGAAATGAGGAATAAAAGTATTCTTTCTTTCCTCCAGGAAAACCGCTTCAACACCTTTAAGCGTGGAGCGCTTGCCCAGGCTATGTCTGACCAGGATTTCCCCTGTCAGGCCATGTGCGGACAACATTTTCCCTATACTGAAGTAATTGCTCATAATTGGAAATTAAAAAAGGAAATATTTGCGGCTGCAAATATTTCCTTTTCAGGTATTTGTAAAACGTTGCCGTTTTATGCTTCTGTACCTTCGCCTTCTGCCGGAGCAGCAGGAGTATCTTCTACTTTTCTAACGATAGGAGCAGCAAGTTTAGACTTTCTGTGTCCATCGCGGCGAGCAGAAACTTTCTGTTCGTGTTCAGCCTGCCATTGTGCAAACTTCTGGTAAGCAGTAGGCTCGTCGAACAGTCCCAGGGTAACACCTCTGAGGAGATGTTTCAAATACAATACACCTTTGAAAGAGAGGATTCTTCTTACAGTATCGGTAGGCTGAGCACCTTTCTGTAACCAACGCAATGCTTTTTCAGTATCGATGTTGATTGAAGCAGGTACAGTCAGTGGATTGTAAGTACCGATTTTCTGGATGAATTTACCATCTCTTGGAGCGCGAGCGTCAGCTACTACGATAAAGTAGAAAGGTCTTTTCTTCGCGCCATGTCTTTGCAGTCTGATTTTTACTGGCATAAATAAGTCGAGTTATTTTTTGCGAGTTAGGAAATATTGTTTAATTAGGGATGCAAATGTAACCTGTAATTCGATATTTGCAAAAAAAATTTATATAACTCAGTATAAACTTTACCCTGGTTTATCTAGAGCCCTGACAATCAAACGGATACCATTTTAAAGCTTCGGGCGGTTACATCAAATTAGCGTTTCATCATGCTACCCAGGCCTTTTCCGCCGCCGCCGAACTTATTCATCATTTTCATCATCTGACGCATCTGCTCGAACTGCTTCATGAACTGGTTTACATCCTGAATATTTTTACCGCTACCTGTTGCGATACGCTTACGACGGCTGCCATCGATCAGGTCCGGATTTCCTCTTTCTGAAGGTGTCATGGAGTTGATCATCGCCTCGATACCTTTGAAGGCATCATCGCTGATGTCGATATCCTTGATTGCCTTGCCAACCCCTGGAATCATTCCCATGAGGTCCTTCAAGTTACCCATTTTTTTG
This window of the Chitinophaga sp. Cy-1792 genome carries:
- a CDS encoding lytic transglycosylase domain-containing protein, which codes for MRKIFLLTLLPALSFGIVKADSNGIPKKTDIATRYADTAVLNQTRVKLPKDTVRATPTSIAVKKAAQSLPNNIRSPKVYEQINNNLVAGYVNNYATRYSQHLAIMIEKGQPYFAMVEKIFREHGIPEEMKYLAVIESSFNTNARSRVGAVGAWQFMAGTARIFGLSVGKKVDERKDFYKSTLAAAQYLNQLYDQFGDWLLVVAAYNCGAGGVQRAMKASGREDFWGMQYFLPAESRNHVYKFIATGYILDRFNNFFGVSMDDNKAVVTNATEVAAPVAAVARGPLTEDEIFSSVEVNVTGKYRLEAIAKGLDMDAAALDRLNPGFAKAMASPANAYDLRIPKDKMKQFLADKEEILKESVQMTLDDKASAVDKSKFPAPAKMPEAKAPAAKAAAAPAKKSGTHHHSTKKKHHTKKK
- the rpsP gene encoding 30S ribosomal protein S16 translates to MPVKIRLQRHGAKKRPFYFIVVADARAPRDGKFIQKIGTYNPLTVPASINIDTEKALRWLQKGAQPTDTVRRILSFKGVLYLKHLLRGVTLGLFDEPTAYQKFAQWQAEHEQKVSARRDGHRKSKLAAPIVRKVEDTPAAPAEGEGTEA
- a CDS encoding cation:proton antiporter, whose translation is MNKRFIWYPVIIGIFGALIWFVLSKGQALPIKQAISTPNSPATVLASGSTWVRYLDNFKHPLALLLLQIVVIMLAARVFGKLANKIGQPSVVGETIAGILLGPSLLGWVAPSFSGFLFPSDSLKSLQFLSQIGLAFFMFIVGMEVDLSKIKNKAHDAVMISHASIVVPFFLGVGLAYFIFEAYAPANISFMAFALFMGIAMSITAFPVLARIVQERKLTGTPLGTLAITCAAADDITAWCILAIVVAIAKSTGIATAIITIALAIVFVAVMLLLVRPWLKKVIQRQLDKSNEKGAAGIVFLALLLSAWMAEVIGIHALFGAFLAGAIMPVQETIRKIFTDKLQDVSLLILLPIFFAFTGLRTHIGLLTQGHLWAAFGMIMLVAVGGKFGGSTITARLMGSSWRQSVSIGALMNTRGLMELVVLNIGYDLGILSPEIFAMMVLMALTTTFMTGPLLDIVAYSERKQHDTKAVTA
- the rplS gene encoding 50S ribosomal protein L19, which gives rise to MNAISFVHEQLTAKKQYPKFKAGDNVTVNYKIVEGNKERIQSFKGDVVKIQGTGFTASFTVRKISDGIGVERLFPLYSPNIDGIVLNKVGKVRRARLYYLRQRAGKAARIKEKRV
- the trmD gene encoding tRNA (guanosine(37)-N1)-methyltransferase TrmD, whose product is MRIDIITVLPELLESPMGHSIMKRAQAKGLLEVHVHPLREYSTLKHQQVDDYQFGGGAGMVMMLEPIVNCIESLKAKVEYDEIIYMTPDGETLNQKMANTLSMKGNLMILCGHYKGIDQRIRDHFITKEISIGDFVLSGGELGAAVLVDAIGRLLPGVLNDETSALFDSFQDNLLAPPVYTRPTEFRGWKVPDVLLSGDHRKIDEWRHQQALDRTKERRPDLL
- the rimM gene encoding ribosome maturation factor RimM (Essential for efficient processing of 16S rRNA), with product MSNYFSIGKMLSAHGLTGEILVRHSLGKRSTLKGVEAVFLEERKNTFIPHFIQHVTAKNAEQLYIKLEGIDTKEAAQKLLPGQIYLQEADFKSQAASSSPLALLGFTVEDEQYGTLGTVEEVIEMPMQVLIKVQIQGKEALLPVNEQSLVKVDKKNQVVHLQLPEGLVELYTG
- a CDS encoding twin-arginine translocase TatA/TatE family subunit, whose product is MTAVFAKSTFLFLGDLGGSEVLLIAIVVLLLFGGKKIPELMRGLGKGIREFNDAKNNVRQEIEEGMKDKPAAPTQSSTTDTTHGA
- the gatA gene encoding Asp-tRNA(Asn)/Glu-tRNA(Gln) amidotransferase subunit GatA, which encodes MPEFSSITTFHKALYAGNTTCTEKVRSYLNRIAELKHLNAFLEVYEEEAMEKARQLDDRIKNGQPVGPLAGVVVGIKDVICYKGHNVSCASHILEGFNALYSATAIERLLEADAIIIGNLNCDEFAMGSSNENSVYGPVLNALDTTRVPGGSSGGSAVAVQADLCQVSLGSDTGGSVRQPADFCGIVGLKPTYGRISRYGLVAYASSFDNIGVFGKDIADVAAVLQIIAGPDEFDSTASQKEVPDYQTGLTHNKSYKFAYLRDALYHDGLDPEIKNAFIDLFESLVDDGHEVTGSGFDLIDYVVPAYYVLTTAEASSNLSRYDGVKYGHRTEQKNLDLTDFYKKSRSEGFGKEVKRRILLGTFVLSSGYYDAYYTKAQQVRRLVADKLNEILNQYDAILMPTVPSTAFKLGEKTDDPIAMYLADIYTVLANLAGVPAISVPMWKHSNGMPFGVQIITKKFDESNLLNIAHQLMERNQGSIV